TATTGTATATTTGTAATAATAAACTTTACATGAATAAGCCGGTTAACAATAAAGAACAACTGATAATCCTTATCAAAAAACATCAAACTGAAATAAAAAAGTTTGGCGTTACAAAGCTTGGTATTTTTGGCTCATTTGTTAGGAATGAGCCAACACCAGCCAGTGATATTGATTTTTTGATTGAGTTCGACCCCCCAAAAAAGACATTCAGAAATTTTATGGGGTTAATTGATTTTTTAGAAAGCCTGACAGGTCGGACAATTGAACTTGTAACCCCTCAGTCTCTAAGCCCATATATTGGTCCGCACATATTGAAATCAGTTGAATATGTCACACTCGCAGCTTGAACTTTTGAGGCATATTTTATCGGAAACGGACTTTGTTTTGGAAA
This genomic stretch from Bacteroidota bacterium harbors:
- a CDS encoding nucleotidyltransferase family protein yields the protein MNKPVNNKEQLIILIKKHQTEIKKFGVTKLGIFGSFVRNEPTPASDIDFLIEFDPPKKTFRNFMGLIDFLESLTGRTIELVTPQSLSPYIGPHILKSVEYVTLAA